One Nocardia iowensis DNA window includes the following coding sequences:
- a CDS encoding DMT family transporter, with the protein MTAVVLALVAALGYGVSDFFGGVAARKVTALRVVIYSYPFSVALVLLLLPFVDGTPDAASMGWGLAAGVASGVAVWWFYAALASGPMAVVSPLTAVLVAGIPVLMGLVIGERPGPLAFTGIAFALVAVLLVSRESPDEVTEEITGGRELRFTKKVALLTVGSGVAFGFMFVFLHETTASAGLWPLLAQRAAATGVVWVIALSAGQFERLRGEPLRLAFYISVLDVIGNAALLYAFHGSMLSLVSVIGSLYPAATVLLAMVLLGERVGRQQQVGMVLALVAVGLIAAA; encoded by the coding sequence TTGACGGCCGTCGTCCTCGCGTTGGTAGCCGCCCTCGGCTACGGCGTCAGCGACTTCTTCGGCGGTGTCGCGGCCCGAAAGGTGACCGCGCTACGGGTCGTCATCTACTCCTATCCGTTCTCGGTCGCACTGGTGCTGCTGCTCCTGCCGTTCGTCGACGGGACGCCCGATGCCGCATCGATGGGCTGGGGCTTGGCGGCGGGCGTTGCCAGCGGTGTCGCCGTCTGGTGGTTCTATGCCGCGCTCGCCAGCGGCCCGATGGCGGTGGTGTCACCGCTGACCGCGGTGCTGGTGGCGGGCATCCCGGTGCTGATGGGTCTGGTGATCGGGGAGCGGCCCGGGCCGCTCGCCTTCACCGGTATCGCGTTCGCGTTGGTCGCCGTGCTGCTGGTCAGCCGGGAATCGCCGGACGAGGTCACCGAGGAGATCACCGGTGGGCGCGAGCTGCGCTTCACCAAGAAGGTCGCCCTACTGACCGTCGGCTCCGGCGTGGCATTCGGCTTCATGTTCGTCTTTCTGCACGAAACCACCGCTTCCGCCGGGCTGTGGCCGTTGCTCGCGCAGCGTGCCGCCGCGACAGGCGTGGTCTGGGTGATCGCACTCTCGGCTGGGCAGTTCGAACGGTTGCGCGGCGAACCGCTGCGACTGGCCTTCTACATCAGCGTGCTCGATGTGATCGGCAACGCGGCGCTGCTGTACGCGTTCCACGGATCCATGCTCTCGCTGGTCAGCGTGATCGGCTCGCTGTACCCCGCGGCCACCGTGCTGCTGGCGATGGTGCTGCTCGGCGAGCGGGTCGGCCGCCAGCAACAGGTCGGGATGGTGCTCGCGCTGGTCGCCGTCGGTTTGATCGCCGCAGCCTGA
- the smpB gene encoding SsrA-binding protein SmpB: MKEQGRKVIATNRRARHNYTILDTYEAGIALVGTEVKSLREGKASLVDAFATVDNGEVWLRGLHIPEFSHGTWTNHSPRRVRKLLLHKREIDRLVGKSREGNQTLVPLSMYFLDGKVKVELALAKGKQDYDKRQDLAKRTAEREVTRELGRRIKGMR, translated from the coding sequence ATGAAGGAACAGGGGCGCAAGGTCATCGCGACCAACCGCCGGGCGCGGCACAACTACACGATCCTGGACACCTACGAGGCCGGGATCGCGCTGGTCGGCACCGAGGTCAAGAGCCTGCGCGAGGGCAAGGCCTCGCTGGTGGACGCCTTCGCGACGGTCGACAACGGTGAGGTGTGGCTGCGTGGGCTGCACATCCCGGAGTTCAGCCACGGCACCTGGACCAACCATTCGCCGCGCCGGGTGCGGAAGTTGTTGCTGCACAAGCGCGAGATCGACCGACTGGTCGGCAAGTCCCGCGAGGGCAACCAGACGCTGGTGCCGCTGTCCATGTACTTCCTGGACGGCAAGGTGAAGGTCGAACTGGCCCTCGCCAAGGGCAAGCAGGACTACGACAAGCGTCAGGATCTGGCGAAGCGCACCGCTGAGCGCGAGGTCACCCGTGAGCTAGGGCGGCGGATCAAAGGCATGCGTTGA
- a CDS encoding metallophosphoesterase: MRDNSFGRRGFLAGAAGIAAGASLVGLSPAQAVPVADGVTKFDFPTGRRLRVLVTGDAGTGTRTQWAVADAMREFHRREPVSLALGLGDNIYESGPNSGTDAQFAAKFENPNAGLDFPWLMVLGNHDTSSVLPGDGGWLLRGNHEVEYHANSPRWWMPSRYYSVRVPEQNPVVEFFVLDLNPLAAYIPPVFSPYWAVDGQFMNEQRAWLDRAIAESTATWKIVCTHHPYLNNGPHGDAGRYEGLPIEPINGVHVKRFIEDHVIGKCQFILSGHDHSLQVLEPAIESKGTRQIVSGAAAKTVGAEPEIAPRAGHKALFESYHQLGFMVMDLTATTVDLRVCTVDVSTGATAEAFTRRLA; encoded by the coding sequence ATGCGTGACAACAGCTTTGGCCGTCGGGGATTTCTGGCCGGAGCGGCGGGTATCGCGGCCGGTGCCTCGCTTGTCGGGCTGTCGCCCGCCCAGGCAGTGCCGGTCGCGGACGGTGTGACCAAGTTCGACTTCCCCACCGGGCGCCGCCTGCGGGTGCTGGTGACCGGCGACGCGGGCACCGGAACGCGAACCCAGTGGGCGGTCGCCGACGCCATGCGGGAGTTCCATCGCCGCGAGCCGGTGTCGCTGGCACTCGGTCTCGGCGACAACATCTATGAGAGCGGTCCGAACAGCGGCACTGATGCACAGTTCGCCGCGAAATTCGAAAACCCCAATGCCGGACTGGATTTCCCCTGGTTGATGGTGCTCGGCAACCACGACACCAGCTCCGTTCTGCCCGGTGACGGCGGCTGGCTGTTACGCGGCAACCACGAGGTCGAGTACCACGCCAACTCGCCACGCTGGTGGATGCCGAGCCGGTACTACTCGGTGCGCGTTCCGGAGCAGAACCCCGTGGTCGAGTTCTTCGTCCTCGACCTCAACCCGCTCGCCGCCTATATCCCGCCGGTCTTTTCGCCGTACTGGGCGGTCGACGGGCAGTTCATGAACGAGCAGCGTGCCTGGCTGGACCGCGCCATCGCCGAGTCGACGGCCACCTGGAAGATCGTCTGCACCCACCACCCGTACCTCAACAACGGCCCGCACGGCGACGCCGGGCGCTACGAGGGCCTGCCCATCGAACCGATCAACGGCGTCCATGTGAAGCGATTCATCGAAGACCACGTGATCGGCAAATGCCAGTTCATCCTCTCCGGACACGACCATTCCCTCCAGGTGCTGGAGCCGGCCATCGAATCCAAGGGCACCAGGCAGATCGTGTCCGGCGCGGCCGCCAAGACCGTCGGCGCCGAGCCCGAGATCGCGCCCCGCGCCGGACACAAGGCGCTGTTCGAGAGCTACCACCAGCTGGGCTTCATGGTGATGGACCTCACCGCGACCACCGTGGACCTGCGCGTGTGCACCGTCGATGTATCGACCGGCGCCACCGCCGAGGCGTTCACCCGACGTCTCGCCTGA
- the phoA gene encoding alkaline phosphatase, producing MPPVSPRSLPRPFRAGAVLGAAVLVGALAACGSADSTKQGNGDLLTPNAKGTVSENGGARRTTGDRTDALRASLNGNQAKNVILLIGDGMGDSEITVARNVAEGAGGYFKGIDALPLTGSYTHYSLDKATGKPDYVTDSAASGSAWATGTKTYNGAIGVNLAGAPQTNLLEIAKANGKATGNVTTAEIQDATPAVLGAHVTDRKCYGPEETALKCPTNALEKGGLGSISEQLLGTRADVTLGGGAKSFEQKAAAGQWQGQTLRDQAKARGYTVVADKAGLDGVTKADQDAPVLGLFSPGNMPVRWTGDLAVPHGLNLPAQTCRPNPERAATQPDLATMTRKAIDLLKPRKDGFFLQVEGASIDKQDHSANPCGQVGETVDLDEAVQAALEFAKSDGNTLVIVTADHAHSSQIVPLDTKSASLTSKVVTKDGAEMGVSYGNAEVGGSQEHTGTQLRVAAYGPRAANVVGLTDQTDLFFTMSDALGLDRNKQPVAAAK from the coding sequence ATGCCCCCTGTCTCGCCGCGTTCCCTGCCCCGCCCTTTCCGTGCGGGCGCCGTCCTGGGCGCCGCCGTTCTCGTCGGGGCACTGGCCGCCTGCGGATCCGCCGACTCCACGAAGCAGGGCAACGGTGATCTCCTCACCCCCAACGCCAAAGGCACGGTCAGCGAGAACGGTGGTGCTCGACGGACCACCGGCGACCGGACCGACGCCCTGCGCGCCTCGCTCAACGGCAACCAGGCCAAGAACGTCATCCTGCTGATCGGTGACGGCATGGGCGACTCCGAAATCACGGTGGCCCGCAATGTCGCCGAGGGCGCGGGCGGCTACTTCAAGGGCATCGACGCACTGCCGCTCACCGGCTCCTACACCCACTACTCGCTGGACAAGGCGACCGGAAAGCCGGACTACGTCACCGATTCCGCGGCCAGCGGCAGCGCATGGGCGACCGGAACCAAGACCTACAACGGCGCGATCGGGGTGAACCTGGCCGGCGCCCCGCAGACCAACCTGCTGGAGATCGCGAAGGCGAACGGCAAGGCCACCGGCAACGTCACCACCGCCGAAATCCAGGACGCCACCCCGGCGGTGCTCGGCGCGCATGTCACCGACCGCAAGTGTTACGGCCCGGAGGAGACGGCGCTGAAGTGCCCGACCAATGCGCTGGAGAAGGGCGGGCTCGGCTCCATCAGCGAGCAACTGCTCGGCACCCGCGCCGATGTCACCCTCGGCGGCGGCGCGAAGAGCTTCGAGCAGAAGGCTGCCGCCGGCCAATGGCAGGGCCAGACCCTGCGCGACCAGGCCAAGGCGCGTGGCTACACCGTCGTCGCCGACAAGGCGGGCCTCGACGGCGTCACCAAGGCGGACCAGGACGCGCCGGTGCTCGGCCTGTTCTCGCCCGGCAACATGCCGGTCCGCTGGACCGGTGACCTCGCCGTGCCGCACGGCCTGAACCTGCCCGCGCAGACCTGCCGCCCCAACCCCGAGCGCGCCGCCACCCAGCCCGACCTGGCGACCATGACCCGCAAGGCGATCGACCTGCTGAAGCCGCGCAAGGACGGTTTCTTCCTACAGGTCGAGGGCGCCTCGATCGACAAGCAGGACCACAGCGCCAACCCGTGCGGCCAAGTCGGTGAGACGGTCGATCTCGATGAGGCGGTGCAGGCCGCGCTCGAATTCGCCAAGAGCGACGGCAACACCCTCGTGATAGTCACCGCCGACCACGCGCACAGCAGCCAGATCGTCCCCCTCGACACCAAGTCCGCGTCGCTGACCAGCAAGGTCGTCACCAAAGACGGTGCCGAGATGGGCGTCTCCTACGGCAACGCCGAAGTGGGCGGTTCGCAGGAGCACACCGGCACCCAGCTGCGCGTCGCCGCCTACGGCCCGCGCGCCGCGAACGTCGTCGGCCTCACCGATCAGACGGACCTCTTCTTCACCATGTCCGACGCACTCGGTCTGGACCGGAACAAGCAGCCGGTCGCTGCGGCGAAGTAG
- the recQ gene encoding DNA helicase RecQ has product MTLPDAFAAVPTDTDPGADAGSVAAQEVLRRVFGYDSFRGDQREIVEHVVAGGDALVLMPTGGGKSLCYQVPALVRPGVGVVISPLIALMQNQVDALSALGVRAGFLNSTQFPDERRTVEAQFVAGELDLLYLAPERLRLASTAQLFDRGKVGLFAIDEAHCVSQWGHDFRPDYLALSMLHERWPDVPRIALTATATAKTSDEIVQRLDLGSARRFVASFDRPNIQYRIEPKNKPDRQLLEFIRTEHAGDAGIVYCLSRNSVEKTAAFLTENGVSAVPYHAGLDNRTRAENQTRFLREDGLVVVATIAFGMGIDKPDVRFVAHLDLPKSVEGYYQETGRAGRDGQPSTAWMVYGLNDVVQQRKMIDASDGDAAHRRQLQLHLDAMLALCETVTCRRVQLLNYFDQPGQPCGNCDTCLTPPESWDGTVPAQKLLSTVLRLKRERGQSFGAGHIVDILLGKKNPKVLQHDHHELKVFGIGTDLRDIEWRGVVRQLLAGGLLAVHGDYGVLTLTDASNEVLFEGRQVLLRREIERAPKPARTAKAGKSPAADLAPADVPVFEKLREWRAATSKEQGVPAYVVFHDATLREIVARKPTSLADLGTVNGVGENKLAKYGEQVLEVLAGE; this is encoded by the coding sequence GTGACTCTCCCCGATGCATTCGCGGCCGTGCCGACCGACACCGATCCCGGTGCGGACGCCGGATCCGTTGCGGCGCAAGAGGTTCTACGCCGGGTCTTCGGCTACGACAGCTTCCGCGGTGACCAGCGGGAAATCGTGGAGCACGTGGTCGCCGGTGGCGACGCCTTGGTGCTCATGCCGACCGGCGGCGGCAAGTCACTGTGCTACCAGGTCCCCGCGCTGGTGCGCCCCGGCGTCGGGGTGGTGATCTCGCCGCTGATCGCGTTGATGCAGAACCAGGTGGACGCGCTCAGCGCGCTCGGTGTGCGTGCCGGATTCTTGAATTCGACCCAGTTTCCGGACGAGCGCCGCACCGTGGAGGCGCAGTTCGTGGCGGGGGAGTTGGACCTGCTGTACCTGGCGCCGGAGCGGCTGCGGTTGGCATCGACGGCGCAGCTGTTCGACCGCGGCAAGGTCGGTCTGTTCGCCATCGATGAGGCGCACTGTGTTTCGCAGTGGGGCCACGATTTCCGGCCCGACTATCTGGCGCTGTCCATGCTGCACGAGCGCTGGCCCGACGTGCCGCGCATCGCGCTCACCGCGACCGCGACCGCGAAGACCAGCGACGAGATCGTCCAGCGCCTCGACCTCGGGTCGGCCCGCCGGTTCGTGGCGAGCTTCGATCGACCCAATATCCAGTACCGCATCGAGCCGAAGAACAAGCCGGATCGCCAGCTGCTGGAGTTCATCCGGACCGAGCACGCCGGGGACGCGGGCATCGTCTACTGCCTGTCCCGCAATTCGGTGGAGAAGACCGCCGCGTTCCTCACCGAGAACGGTGTCAGCGCCGTGCCGTATCACGCGGGCCTGGACAACCGCACCCGTGCCGAGAACCAGACACGGTTTCTCCGCGAGGACGGTCTGGTGGTGGTCGCGACGATCGCCTTCGGCATGGGCATCGACAAGCCGGACGTCCGTTTCGTCGCCCACCTCGATCTGCCGAAATCCGTGGAGGGCTACTACCAGGAGACCGGCCGGGCAGGCCGCGACGGGCAACCCTCGACCGCGTGGATGGTCTACGGCCTCAACGACGTTGTGCAGCAACGCAAGATGATCGACGCCTCGGACGGCGACGCCGCGCATCGTCGCCAGTTGCAGCTGCACCTGGACGCCATGCTCGCGCTGTGCGAGACGGTGACCTGTCGTCGGGTCCAGTTGCTCAACTACTTCGATCAGCCCGGGCAGCCGTGCGGTAACTGCGATACCTGCCTCACCCCGCCGGAATCCTGGGACGGCACCGTCCCGGCACAGAAACTGCTGTCCACCGTGCTGCGGCTGAAACGCGAACGCGGGCAGAGCTTCGGCGCGGGTCACATCGTCGACATCCTGCTCGGCAAGAAGAACCCGAAGGTGTTGCAACACGATCACCACGAGCTGAAGGTCTTCGGGATCGGCACCGATCTGCGCGATATCGAATGGCGCGGCGTGGTCCGGCAATTGCTGGCAGGCGGGCTACTCGCGGTGCACGGCGACTATGGGGTGCTGACCCTCACCGACGCGAGCAACGAGGTGCTGTTCGAAGGGCGCCAGGTGCTGCTGCGCCGCGAGATCGAGCGTGCGCCCAAACCGGCGCGCACCGCCAAGGCGGGCAAATCCCCGGCGGCCGATCTGGCGCCCGCGGACGTTCCGGTGTTCGAGAAGCTGCGGGAATGGCGGGCGGCGACCTCGAAGGAGCAGGGCGTCCCCGCGTATGTCGTCTTCCACGACGCCACCCTGCGCGAGATCGTGGCCCGCAAGCCGACCAGCCTGGCCGATCTCGGCACGGTCAACGGCGTCGGCGAGAACAAGCTGGCCAAGTACGGCGAACAGGTGCTGGAGGTCTTGGCCGGAGAGTGA
- a CDS encoding SMP-30/gluconolactonase/LRE family protein, protein MAIGTRSDRIRAVLLTVAVAAGIVAAAPMASAGTLPSMCADGWEATTLVEGVGNLENLDSDGHGGFYVTGIIDGFLAHVDGAGRFEKLVTGLDHPAGVRVAGPYVYFLTGDGLLEAPGTLRRYEIATGAVTVLLTGLNGPKGLLLLPDGDLLFTTIGTNGPPTGIARYRPSTGEYTRTWSNLPLSNGLALAPGGQSIYADNMTLRIFRIPLDAPENPVVVSEIPNLLSLPDDMEATRADTLYVADHAFGSINQVNTTTGASCAIITGLIKPGPMRNPPDGTTSVRIARDGDGWALYITGMDGTLRRLRPPAGVDLTPATPNR, encoded by the coding sequence ATGGCAATAGGGACGCGGAGTGATCGAATTCGGGCGGTCCTGCTCACCGTGGCGGTGGCGGCGGGCATTGTCGCTGCCGCACCGATGGCGAGTGCGGGGACTCTTCCTTCGATGTGCGCCGACGGCTGGGAAGCGACCACGCTGGTCGAGGGGGTCGGCAATCTGGAGAACCTCGACTCCGACGGCCACGGCGGGTTCTATGTCACCGGCATCATCGACGGGTTCCTTGCCCATGTCGACGGCGCAGGTCGATTCGAAAAGCTGGTGACCGGCCTGGATCATCCGGCTGGCGTGCGGGTCGCCGGGCCATATGTCTACTTCCTCACCGGGGACGGATTGCTGGAAGCGCCCGGCACGCTGCGGCGCTACGAGATCGCGACCGGCGCGGTGACGGTCCTGCTCACCGGATTGAACGGCCCGAAGGGCCTGCTGTTGCTGCCCGATGGAGATCTGCTGTTCACCACCATCGGTACCAACGGACCGCCGACCGGGATCGCCCGCTACCGGCCGTCCACCGGCGAGTACACGCGGACCTGGTCGAACCTCCCGTTGTCCAACGGCCTCGCGCTGGCGCCCGGCGGACAGTCCATCTATGCCGACAACATGACCCTGCGGATCTTCCGCATCCCACTGGACGCCCCCGAGAACCCGGTCGTCGTCTCCGAAATCCCGAACCTGCTCTCGCTGCCGGACGACATGGAGGCCACCCGCGCGGACACCCTGTACGTCGCCGACCACGCATTCGGCTCCATCAACCAGGTGAACACCACGACCGGGGCCAGCTGCGCCATCATCACCGGCCTGATCAAACCCGGTCCGATGCGCAATCCACCGGATGGGACCACCTCGGTCCGCATCGCTCGCGACGGCGACGGCTGGGCGTTGTACATCACGGGCATGGACGGAACACTGCGCCGACTACGCCCACCGGCGGGCGTCGACCTCACCCCAGCCACCCCCAACCGGTAG
- a CDS encoding GNAT family N-acetyltransferase — MPYAVALGVTQRTSAEGISMPESAPMIVATPDDAEDIAHLRNRLAQWMVDNGIGQWVPGEYPAATVAEEAARGEWFVWREAGALIAAVRVVWRDPEFWGADDDTDAGYIHGLMVAPEYRGRDLGGRIIQFCADYTIANGITRQRLDTAADNQVLRKYYAAHGFTELREAPLPPQFRGTTHVVLMEKMLA, encoded by the coding sequence ATGCCGTACGCCGTAGCGCTCGGCGTGACCCAGCGGACCAGTGCGGAAGGAATCAGCATGCCGGAATCGGCCCCCATGATCGTTGCCACTCCAGACGACGCCGAAGACATTGCCCACCTGCGTAATCGGCTTGCCCAATGGATGGTCGACAATGGCATCGGGCAGTGGGTGCCCGGCGAGTACCCCGCCGCGACCGTCGCCGAGGAAGCGGCGCGGGGCGAATGGTTCGTGTGGCGCGAGGCCGGTGCGCTGATCGCCGCGGTGCGTGTCGTCTGGCGGGACCCGGAGTTCTGGGGCGCGGACGACGACACCGATGCGGGCTACATCCACGGACTGATGGTCGCACCGGAATATCGGGGCCGCGATCTCGGCGGACGGATCATCCAGTTCTGCGCCGACTACACAATCGCCAACGGCATCACCCGGCAACGGCTGGACACCGCCGCCGACAACCAGGTGCTCCGGAAGTACTACGCCGCACACGGTTTCACCGAGCTGCGGGAGGCGCCACTGCCGCCCCAGTTCCGCGGCACGACCCACGTCGTTCTGATGGAGAAGATGCTGGCCTGA
- a CDS encoding histidine phosphatase family protein, with the protein MSGTATRYLYLARHGEATEDESALSHRGRSQAWLLGERLRASPLAVIHHGPLPRVAQTARLIGDRFDGVSLHESETAGDYLPYLPRRDELPAESADDILGFLAQFPAEGRTRGPELARAAIEQFTGPVAGDTPRHELVVTHAFLIGWLVRAALDAPKWRWLGINHANAALTVIRYAPGRPDSVLFFNDTGHLPPDLRWTGFPPELHV; encoded by the coding sequence ATGTCCGGAACGGCCACCCGCTACCTCTATCTCGCCCGGCACGGCGAGGCGACCGAGGACGAGAGCGCGCTGAGCCACCGGGGTCGCAGCCAGGCCTGGCTGCTCGGTGAGCGGCTGCGAGCCAGCCCGCTCGCTGTCATCCATCACGGCCCGCTGCCCAGGGTGGCGCAGACGGCGCGGCTGATCGGCGACCGATTCGACGGTGTGTCTCTGCATGAATCGGAGACCGCGGGTGATTACCTCCCCTACCTGCCCCGGCGGGATGAACTGCCCGCGGAATCGGCGGACGATATCCTCGGCTTCCTCGCCCAGTTCCCCGCCGAGGGACGCACGCGTGGCCCGGAGCTCGCGCGAGCAGCCATCGAACAGTTCACCGGCCCGGTCGCGGGCGATACGCCCCGGCACGAGCTGGTGGTCACGCACGCCTTCCTCATCGGCTGGCTGGTGCGGGCCGCGCTGGACGCACCGAAGTGGCGCTGGCTCGGCATCAACCACGCCAACGCCGCGCTCACGGTGATCCGCTATGCGCCCGGCAGACCCGATTCCGTGCTGTTCTTCAATGACACCGGCCACCTACCGCCGGACCTGCGGTGGACCGGATTCCCGCCGGAGCTCCACGTCTGA
- the hisN gene encoding histidinol-phosphatase — translation MAVDSSDLELALRLADAADEITRARFGALDLQVDAKPDLTPVSDADLAVEKAIRQVLSEHRPDDSVLGEEFGGAAEFTGRQWVVDPIDGTKNFVRGVPIWATLIALLEDGVPVVGVVSAPALSRRWWAAAGSGAWASFDAEAPKPISVSAVGELSSASLAFSSLSGWRERGLRENFLALTDDVWRVRGYGDFFTYCLLAEGAIDIATEPEVSLWDLAALDILVREAGGRFTSLDGQPGPHGGDAVATNGLLHDETLARLRN, via the coding sequence GTGGCTGTGGACTCCTCGGATCTCGAACTTGCGCTGCGGTTGGCCGATGCGGCCGACGAAATCACTCGAGCCCGGTTCGGGGCGCTCGATTTGCAGGTCGACGCGAAGCCGGACCTGACGCCGGTGTCGGATGCCGACCTGGCGGTGGAGAAGGCGATTCGGCAGGTGCTTTCCGAGCATCGGCCGGACGATTCGGTGCTCGGGGAGGAGTTCGGCGGTGCCGCCGAGTTCACCGGACGGCAGTGGGTTGTCGATCCGATCGATGGCACGAAGAACTTCGTGCGCGGGGTGCCGATCTGGGCCACGCTGATCGCGTTGCTCGAAGACGGCGTGCCGGTGGTCGGCGTGGTGAGCGCGCCCGCGCTGTCCCGGCGCTGGTGGGCGGCGGCCGGATCGGGGGCGTGGGCGAGCTTCGATGCCGAAGCGCCGAAACCGATTTCAGTGTCCGCCGTCGGCGAGCTCAGCTCGGCGAGTCTGGCCTTCTCCAGTCTGTCCGGTTGGCGGGAACGCGGTCTGCGCGAGAACTTCCTCGCCCTCACCGACGACGTGTGGCGGGTGCGCGGTTATGGCGACTTCTTCACCTATTGCCTGCTTGCGGAGGGCGCGATCGATATCGCGACCGAACCCGAAGTCTCCCTGTGGGATCTGGCCGCCCTCGACATCCTCGTCCGCGAGGCAGGCGGGCGCTTCACCTCCCTGGATGGACAGCCGGGCCCGCACGGCGGTGACGCGGTGGCGACGAACGGTCTGCTGCACGACGAAACGTTGGCCCGGTTGCGGAACTGA
- a CDS encoding NADPH-dependent FMN reductase gives MSALKLAVIIGSVRDGRFGPVVASWFTEQARQHGAFEVDVIDLADAQLPLELPAVPPALDPDPERPAGMADLSARLAAADAFVIVTPDYNRSVPAALKAAIDWHFTQWDAKAIGFVGYSGASGGLLAIEHLRQIFNELNAHTIRNYVTFPRYYLLFDAEGQLREPDEPAEAARALLDQLHWWTAALVAARALPAPA, from the coding sequence ATGTCGGCATTGAAGCTCGCGGTGATCATCGGCAGCGTGCGGGACGGGCGCTTCGGCCCGGTGGTGGCCAGCTGGTTCACCGAACAGGCCAGGCAGCACGGCGCATTCGAGGTGGACGTCATCGACCTGGCGGACGCGCAGCTGCCGCTGGAATTGCCCGCCGTCCCGCCCGCGCTCGACCCGGATCCCGAGCGTCCGGCGGGCATGGCCGACCTCTCCGCGCGGCTCGCCGCCGCCGACGCGTTCGTGATCGTCACACCCGACTACAACCGCAGCGTCCCGGCCGCGCTGAAGGCGGCCATCGACTGGCATTTCACCCAGTGGGACGCCAAGGCCATCGGTTTCGTCGGCTACAGCGGCGCGAGCGGTGGATTGCTCGCCATCGAACACCTGCGGCAGATCTTCAACGAACTCAACGCCCACACCATCCGCAACTACGTCACCTTCCCGCGCTACTACCTGCTCTTCGACGCCGAAGGGCAACTGCGCGAGCCAGACGAGCCCGCCGAAGCCGCCCGCGCCCTGCTCGATCAGTTGCACTGGTGGACCGCCGCTCTCGTCGCCGCTCGCGCCCTCCCCGCACCGGCCTGA
- a CDS encoding helix-turn-helix transcriptional regulator codes for MSDNELGLFLRTRREAVAPAQVGLPAGSRRRTPGLRRAELATLAGVSVEYITRLEQGRDRRPSPQVLSALADALRLAPSERIHLHRLTKSADSGFTCMGGAQPPREVRPAVRAILDRLEPAPAIVVNRLTEVLAHTDGYRRLMTPLGLLDTAPANLARFVFTDPRARAAYPDWSHLADHTVATLKHGPFRNDPHIAALADELTVTAGAEFTDRVDTVPSLPAATGITRLTHPEAGQLRLAYEVLDLSADDDQQLIVHLPADDATATALDKLAGLRPGALRAV; via the coding sequence GTGAGCGACAACGAGTTGGGCCTGTTCCTCCGCACCCGACGCGAGGCGGTCGCGCCGGCCCAGGTCGGCCTGCCCGCCGGGTCACGTCGCCGCACTCCCGGTTTGCGCCGTGCCGAACTGGCCACGCTCGCCGGAGTGAGCGTCGAATACATCACTCGTCTGGAGCAGGGTCGCGATCGCCGCCCGTCACCGCAGGTGCTTTCCGCGCTCGCCGATGCCCTCCGGCTGGCCCCGAGCGAGCGAATTCACCTGCACCGCCTCACCAAATCCGCCGACAGCGGCTTCACCTGCATGGGCGGCGCCCAACCGCCGCGCGAGGTACGCCCCGCGGTCCGCGCCATTCTGGACCGTCTCGAACCCGCGCCCGCGATCGTCGTGAACAGGCTCACCGAGGTGCTCGCGCATACCGACGGCTACCGACGCCTGATGACACCGCTCGGCCTGCTCGACACCGCGCCCGCGAACCTGGCCCGCTTCGTCTTCACCGACCCCCGCGCCCGCGCGGCGTACCCGGACTGGAGTCACCTGGCCGACCACACGGTCGCCACTCTCAAGCACGGCCCGTTCCGCAACGACCCACACATCGCAGCGCTCGCCGACGAACTCACCGTCACCGCGGGCGCCGAGTTCACCGACCGCGTCGACACCGTCCCCAGCCTCCCCGCCGCCACCGGCATCACCCGCCTCACCCACCCCGAGGCAGGCCAACTTCGCCTCGCATACGAGGTTCTAGACCTCTCCGCCGACGACGACCAGCAGCTGATCGTCCACCTCCCTGCCGACGACGCCACGGCAACAGCGTTGGACAAGCTCGCGGGCCTGCGGCCCGGCGCCCTCCGCGCGGTCTAG